From Aquificota bacterium, one genomic window encodes:
- the purE gene encoding 5-(carboxyamino)imidazole ribonucleotide mutase: MGSLSDWEWLKPAYEVLKEFGVPCEVKVVSAHRTPELMYEYAKSARERGIEVIIAGAGGSAHLPGMTASMTTLPVIGVPVPSKHLSGVDSLYSIVQMPAGVPVATVGIGNGTNAGLLAVRILSIKYPELAKRLDEYQEKLREKVKEMNKKLEEEL, translated from the coding sequence ATGGGGAGCCTCTCCGACTGGGAGTGGCTAAAGCCAGCCTACGAGGTTTTAAAGGAATTTGGCGTTCCCTGTGAGGTAAAGGTAGTATCGGCCCATAGGACTCCAGAGCTTATGTATGAGTATGCAAAGAGTGCAAGGGAGAGGGGCATAGAGGTTATAATAGCCGGCGCGGGAGGCTCTGCCCACCTTCCGGGCATGACTGCCAGCATGACCACATTGCCTGTTATAGGCGTGCCAGTGCCTTCCAAGCATCTTTCCGGTGTGGATTCTCTCTATTCCATAGTGCAGATGCCAGCAGGAGTGCCTGTGGCAACCGTAGGCATAGGCAACGGTACCAACGCAGGCCTTTTGGCTGTAAGAATACTATCCATAAAGTACCCAGAGCTTGCCAAAAGGCTGGATGAATACCAAGAAAAATTAAGGGAAAAAGTAAAGGAGATGAACAAAAAACTGGAGGAAGAACTATAG
- the flgK gene encoding flagellar hook-associated protein FlgK, with product MFGATFGIVAQGLEIFRKSADIRNRNILNANNPDYAQEDPLVKSFAPVGISLEDILRTQNFYYVGVRNQKLSVVSSLDTTIKGGSQVEDLFQEFTQGLGGSEYINRFFTAYQNLMKEPTNEGARSELINSAQSLVSYLKDRRRDMDRIMAGTDYDMRQYINKINTLTKKIAQINQEILVGYAQTYARGRDYKNLLDERDRYLRELSELINIRVQEDEIGRVRVETDKGFVLVEDRYNWELRYDSANKRVLWKSKDGSEVDISSLISGGRVRGLLDFQSDLSGYMNQLETLAKRLISDIKLPLNSQATSNWYWFKNVSDPNAPLGFSGSITFSGFPGGPITLSYSGTDSLNDLINAINTDPTLSANFTASLITNPDGTYTMSITANDPSYTIEDSNNLIHRSEPLFVGNGISDMAINPNINLYIQNLDYEKVDEFMDFSRGWWEGSKSIYNGLVDNIASRQKDLKTKYDIESALLSSINAKLQEMQGVSVDNEFIELMKLQRSYEALARALNTMDEMLQSTLNMV from the coding sequence ATGTTTGGTGCTACCTTTGGCATAGTGGCTCAGGGCCTTGAAATATTTAGAAAGTCTGCGGATATAAGAAATAGAAATATTCTAAACGCCAACAACCCAGACTATGCCCAAGAAGACCCACTTGTAAAAAGCTTTGCGCCCGTTGGTATAAGCTTGGAAGATATACTAAGAACACAGAATTTTTATTATGTAGGTGTTAGAAATCAAAAGCTTTCTGTAGTCTCTTCCCTGGATACCACCATAAAGGGTGGCTCTCAGGTGGAGGACCTCTTTCAGGAGTTTACACAAGGGCTTGGAGGAAGCGAGTATATAAACAGGTTCTTTACAGCTTACCAGAACCTTATGAAAGAGCCTACCAACGAGGGAGCAAGGAGTGAGCTTATCAACTCAGCCCAAAGCCTTGTCTCTTATCTCAAGGATAGAAGAAGAGACATGGACAGAATAATGGCTGGAACCGATTACGATATGAGGCAGTATATAAACAAGATAAACACGCTCACCAAAAAGATAGCTCAAATAAATCAGGAGATATTGGTGGGCTATGCCCAGACTTACGCAAGAGGGAGGGATTACAAAAACCTACTGGACGAAAGGGATAGATATCTTAGAGAGCTTTCCGAGCTTATAAATATAAGGGTTCAAGAGGATGAGATAGGAAGGGTTAGAGTGGAAACAGATAAGGGCTTTGTTTTGGTGGAAGACAGATACAACTGGGAGCTAAGGTATGACAGTGCCAACAAAAGGGTTTTGTGGAAGTCAAAAGACGGATCAGAAGTGGATATAAGCTCTCTTATAAGCGGTGGAAGGGTGAGGGGACTCCTTGACTTTCAATCAGACCTAAGCGGGTACATGAACCAGCTTGAAACTTTGGCAAAAAGGCTCATAAGCGATATAAAGCTTCCTTTGAACTCACAGGCCACTTCAAATTGGTATTGGTTTAAAAATGTAAGCGACCCAAACGCACCCTTGGGATTCTCCGGAAGCATAACCTTTTCCGGCTTTCCCGGAGGGCCCATAACACTCAGCTACTCTGGTACAGACAGCCTAAACGATCTCATAAACGCCATAAACACAGACCCAACCCTTAGCGCTAACTTTACCGCAAGCCTCATAACAAACCCAGACGGCACCTATACCATGAGTATAACAGCCAACGACCCTTCTTATACCATAGAGGACTCCAACAACCTTATACACCGGTCGGAGCCTCTTTTCGTAGGCAACGGCATTTCCGATATGGCTATAAACCCTAATATAAACCTCTACATTCAGAACCTTGATTATGAAAAGGTGGATGAGTTTATGGACTTTTCAAGGGGTTGGTGGGAAGGCTCAAAGAGCATTTACAACGGTCTTGTAGATAATATAGCCTCAAGACAGAAGGACCTAAAGACAAAGTATGATATAGAAAGTGCTCTTCTTAGCTCAATAAACGCCAAGCTTCAAGAGATGCAAGGAGTTTCCGTAGACAATGAGTTTATAGAACTTATGAAGCTTCAAAGAAGCTATGAAGCCTTGGCAAGGGCTTTGAATACAATGGATGAGATGTTGCAGTCTACTTTAAATATGGTGTGA
- a CDS encoding lipoate--protein ligase family protein, whose product MKIYRLGKLSNMFSTTLFHAMAEFGYEGLILCEPEDTYVSLGYFDKAEELIDLKRCKELDIGVIRRQTGGGAVLLAPGQVFYQLLLSKSKVPFKVEDAYRKLSQPVIRAYRRLGVEVEYKPINDLVVKESQRKISGQGSADIGKLFVFVGNILIRFDPDLMAELFALKDKNQRELVRKSLWDNISWLERELRREVKSEEVVEVLVEEFSKDFEFEGYGSVPQEAFELAERLREEMTSEETILEDTGRRHKAIKIREGVYVEIK is encoded by the coding sequence ATGAAGATATACAGGCTTGGAAAACTTTCCAACATGTTCTCCACTACCCTCTTCCATGCCATGGCAGAGTTTGGCTATGAAGGTTTAATCCTGTGCGAGCCGGAGGATACTTACGTAAGCCTTGGCTACTTTGATAAGGCAGAGGAGCTTATAGACCTTAAAAGATGTAAGGAGCTTGACATAGGTGTTATACGGAGGCAAACGGGCGGTGGTGCGGTGCTTTTGGCACCGGGTCAGGTTTTCTATCAGCTTTTATTGTCTAAAAGTAAAGTGCCTTTCAAAGTGGAAGATGCCTACAGGAAACTATCTCAGCCAGTCATAAGGGCTTACAGAAGGCTTGGTGTAGAGGTAGAATATAAGCCCATAAACGACCTTGTGGTAAAGGAAAGTCAAAGGAAGATAAGCGGTCAAGGTTCTGCCGATATAGGAAAGCTCTTTGTCTTTGTTGGAAACATTTTAATACGCTTTGACCCAGACCTTATGGCAGAGCTTTTTGCTCTAAAAGATAAAAATCAAAGAGAGTTGGTAAGAAAAAGCCTTTGGGACAATATAAGCTGGCTGGAGAGAGAACTAAGAAGGGAAGTAAAATCTGAAGAGGTGGTGGAAGTGCTTGTTGAGGAGTTTTCAAAGGATTTTGAATTTGAAGGCTATGGTAGTGTGCCACAGGAGGCATTTGAGCTTGCGGAAAGGCTAAGGGAAGAGATGACCTCGGAGGAGACCATTCTTGAAGATACGGGAAGAAGGCACAAAGCCATAAAGATTAGGGAAGGTGTTTATGTGGAAATTAAATAA
- a CDS encoding prepilin peptidase, with protein MEPVQVLEYVFIFAIGLALGSFYNVIIYRLPRNISILSPPSHCPHCQKRIRWYDNIPVLSYLLLKGRCRHCKEKISIRYPLVELFTGLLALLCKIKFEDLFMSSLFFLFFSILLVASLIDWDTFTLPDSLTLGGLALGLLTSLFRQDLGIKESLLGAFLGFISFFLIYLYYKKLRKIEGLGFGDVKLMAFIGSAFGVWGVIYAVFLGSLLGLLYALPIIVKNKSMQFALPYGPFLSLGVFVGTMLNLKDFFF; from the coding sequence GTGGAGCCAGTTCAAGTATTAGAGTATGTGTTTATCTTTGCCATTGGCCTGGCCCTTGGTAGTTTTTATAACGTAATCATCTACAGGCTACCCAGGAACATATCCATCCTTTCACCACCATCTCATTGCCCTCACTGTCAAAAAAGGATAAGATGGTATGACAACATACCAGTTCTATCCTATCTTCTTCTAAAAGGAAGGTGTAGACACTGCAAAGAAAAGATATCCATAAGGTACCCTTTGGTGGAACTCTTTACTGGCCTTCTTGCCCTCCTTTGCAAAATAAAGTTTGAAGACCTTTTTATGTCCTCTCTTTTTTTCCTTTTCTTCTCCATACTTTTGGTGGCAAGCCTTATAGACTGGGACACCTTTACCCTTCCCGACAGTCTTACCCTTGGCGGTTTGGCCTTGGGCCTTTTGACGTCTCTCTTTAGACAGGACCTTGGCATAAAGGAGAGCCTTTTGGGGGCCTTTTTGGGCTTTATTTCCTTTTTCCTTATATACCTCTACTACAAAAAGCTAAGAAAAATAGAAGGGCTTGGCTTTGGCGATGTAAAGCTTATGGCCTTTATAGGCTCTGCCTTTGGTGTATGGGGTGTAATATACGCCGTCTTTCTGGGATCTCTTTTGGGCCTTTTGTATGCCCTTCCCATAATTGTCAAAAACAAAAGCATGCAGTTTGCACTGCCCTACGGGCCCTTTTTGTCCCTTGGTGTCTTTGTGGGAACTATGCTAAACCTTAAAGACTTCTTCTTTTGA
- a CDS encoding thioredoxin fold domain-containing protein, whose product MKRLLIFLLAIAFIASCDKGTKATTSEIKDIIPKSPYAMLIVESESCIYCKQLRKDLQKPELSAELQGIDVYSILYESNAKVKYILNGQEKVSTEEELAKALGVNSFPQIFFYDKKGNIILHIPGYQPPRTLACTIRFVKEEKYKQANFMEYIKSKQCI is encoded by the coding sequence ATGAAAAGGCTTCTAATATTTTTGCTTGCAATAGCATTTATAGCTTCCTGTGATAAAGGAACAAAGGCTACAACTTCTGAGATAAAGGACATAATTCCCAAAAGCCCTTATGCCATGCTCATAGTGGAGAGTGAGAGCTGTATATACTGTAAACAATTAAGAAAGGACCTTCAAAAGCCAGAGCTCTCCGCAGAGCTACAAGGCATAGATGTCTACAGCATCCTCTACGAGAGCAACGCAAAGGTGAAATACATACTAAACGGACAGGAAAAGGTAAGCACGGAGGAAGAGCTTGCCAAGGCCTTGGGTGTCAATTCCTTTCCTCAAATCTTTTTCTACGATAAAAAGGGCAACATAATACTGCACATACCGGGCTACCAGCCCCCAAGGACCTTGGCTTGCACCATAAGGTTTGTAAAGGAGGAAAAGTATAAACAAGCCAACTTTATGGAGTATATAAAATCCAAGCAATGCATATAA
- a CDS encoding 4Fe-4S dicluster domain-containing protein, with protein sequence MKRPVMLIDLDRCIGCLSCEVACKQEKGIENFDIRPMKVFRVGGIGEKPDAFFLPMNCFHCDPAPCVYACPTSAMRKREDGIVYVEELRCIGCKACIIACPYGAISFNPSTMKVEKCDYCYKRVEKGLLPSCVSKCVTNCLYFVELEDIPKERHIAKRIDSELYRELFSWKSKEEVFKV encoded by the coding sequence ATGAAAAGACCTGTTATGCTTATAGACCTTGATAGATGTATAGGCTGTCTTTCCTGCGAGGTTGCCTGCAAGCAAGAGAAAGGCATTGAAAACTTTGACATAAGACCGATGAAAGTCTTCAGAGTTGGTGGCATAGGAGAGAAGCCTGACGCCTTCTTTTTGCCTATGAACTGCTTTCACTGTGATCCTGCTCCTTGTGTTTATGCCTGTCCTACCTCCGCCATGAGAAAGAGAGAGGATGGCATAGTCTATGTGGAAGAGCTAAGGTGTATTGGATGTAAGGCTTGTATAATTGCCTGTCCCTATGGAGCTATAAGCTTCAATCCAAGCACCATGAAGGTGGAAAAGTGCGATTATTGCTATAAAAGGGTAGAAAAGGGTCTTTTGCCCTCCTGCGTATCAAAATGCGTGACCAACTGCCTCTATTTTGTAGAGCTGGAAGACATTCCAAAGGAAAGGCATATAGCCAAAAGGATAGACTCGGAGCTATATAGAGAGCTTTTTAGTTGGAAGTCAAAAGAAGAAGTCTTTAAGGTTTAG
- a CDS encoding HAD-IA family hydrolase, translating into MHIRAILFDLDGTLIDSYRDIGLHLNRTLRDFGMPEVDIERVRFMVGGGARELLKRFFSDGLLEHALQVFRSYYYKEPVIHTKPFEGIVDLLEYAKSKGLRLAVITNKMEELSKLILKDLGLWEYFSLVVGGDTYPEKKPSPLPVLETLKALGLSKEEVIIVGDTEADMKAGRLAGIKRGLANWGYVRLEEERPDYIFERPENIKELIEIFKIA; encoded by the coding sequence ATGCATATAAGGGCCATACTCTTTGACCTTGATGGCACTCTCATAGACTCCTACAGGGATATAGGCCTTCATCTTAACAGAACGCTTAGGGATTTTGGCATGCCAGAGGTGGATATAGAAAGGGTGAGGTTTATGGTGGGGGGCGGTGCAAGGGAGCTTCTAAAGAGGTTTTTCTCCGATGGCCTTTTGGAGCATGCCCTGCAAGTCTTTAGAAGCTATTACTACAAGGAGCCGGTCATTCATACAAAGCCCTTTGAGGGCATTGTGGACCTTTTGGAATATGCAAAAAGTAAAGGCCTGAGGCTTGCTGTGATAACCAACAAGATGGAGGAGCTATCAAAGCTTATCTTAAAAGACCTTGGGCTTTGGGAATACTTTTCTCTTGTGGTTGGTGGTGATACCTATCCGGAAAAGAAGCCTTCACCTTTGCCTGTTTTGGAAACTCTTAAGGCCCTTGGCCTCTCTAAGGAAGAGGTCATTATAGTGGGGGACACGGAGGCAGACATGAAGGCTGGAAGGCTTGCAGGAATAAAAAGGGGGCTTGCCAATTGGGGCTATGTAAGGCTTGAAGAGGAAAGGCCAGACTATATTTTTGAAAGGCCTGAGAATATAAAAGAGTTGATAGAAATATTTAAAATAGCTTGA
- a CDS encoding diguanylate cyclase → MDYSAFDLIPEPVFVVDKEHKVIFANKKAKEVYGRWEGTCYEISHGFLKPCYEYEGHPCPVKNMQDLGLEKSGVVHIHKTPEGERYFYVIASYDPDREVYIEFHIDLFELYENLRSFAQKPLSLFFEGPLVLFHWRREEGWPVEFVSPNVKDLLGYTAEDFTSGRIKYAELIHPEDIERVAEEVEYHTRNKSPSWTHQDYRLKRKDGSYIWVLDHTMPLLDSNGEIVGYYGYVMDITERHEKEELFRLLVETNPNAVLIYDFHQNKILYANTNTAKLTGYSLEELLNMENPLELIHPEDRYRAIENINKRKQGYKKPISYYVRILRKDGRLRYVKLTSIVTSYKGKDVSFLTLNDLTKEIRRERKLRKLATIDTLTKIYNRYVLFSTLEHLIEYAERYGETFSVIIFDIDNFKLLNDTYGHLAGDRVLREIAKEVKKIIRRSDIFGRYGGEEFLIILPKTKDPYPVAEKIRKAVESIDFEKGIRVTISLGGTVYRKGDTVDSIINRADEALYLAKQSGKNQTVIL, encoded by the coding sequence ATGGACTACTCAGCCTTTGACCTTATTCCAGAGCCGGTTTTTGTGGTAGATAAAGAACACAAAGTAATTTTTGCCAATAAGAAAGCTAAGGAGGTTTATGGAAGGTGGGAAGGGACATGCTACGAAATCTCCCATGGCTTTTTAAAGCCCTGCTATGAATATGAAGGGCACCCATGTCCTGTAAAGAATATGCAGGATCTTGGCCTTGAAAAAAGCGGCGTTGTTCATATTCACAAAACTCCAGAGGGAGAAAGGTATTTTTATGTTATAGCAAGCTACGACCCAGATAGGGAAGTTTATATAGAGTTTCACATTGACCTTTTTGAGCTGTATGAAAACCTTAGATCTTTTGCACAAAAACCTCTTAGCCTCTTCTTTGAAGGGCCTTTGGTGCTATTCCACTGGAGGAGGGAAGAGGGCTGGCCTGTGGAGTTTGTATCTCCAAACGTAAAAGACCTACTTGGTTATACTGCGGAGGATTTTACCTCCGGTAGGATAAAATATGCGGAGCTAATACATCCAGAGGACATAGAGAGGGTTGCTGAGGAGGTGGAGTATCACACAAGGAATAAGTCCCCCTCCTGGACCCATCAGGACTATAGGTTAAAAAGGAAAGATGGTAGTTATATTTGGGTGCTTGACCATACTATGCCTTTGCTTGATTCAAATGGTGAAATCGTTGGATACTACGGTTATGTTATGGATATAACGGAAAGGCATGAAAAGGAAGAACTTTTCCGTCTTTTGGTTGAGACAAACCCAAACGCTGTATTAATTTACGACTTTCATCAAAACAAGATTCTTTATGCCAATACAAACACCGCCAAGCTAACGGGCTACAGCTTAGAAGAACTTTTGAATATGGAAAATCCCTTAGAGCTTATACATCCTGAGGATAGATATAGGGCTATAGAAAACATAAACAAAAGAAAACAAGGCTATAAAAAGCCTATAAGCTATTATGTGCGTATACTTAGGAAGGATGGTAGATTGAGGTATGTAAAACTGACTTCCATAGTTACAAGCTATAAAGGTAAAGATGTATCTTTTCTTACCTTGAACGATCTTACAAAGGAGATAAGAAGAGAGAGGAAGCTTAGAAAGCTTGCTACGATAGACACACTAACAAAGATATACAACAGGTATGTGCTTTTTAGCACGCTTGAGCATCTTATAGAGTATGCGGAAAGATATGGGGAAACATTTTCTGTAATCATTTTTGATATTGACAACTTTAAGCTTTTGAACGACACTTACGGGCATCTGGCAGGGGATAGGGTGCTTAGGGAGATAGCAAAAGAAGTAAAAAAGATTATAAGAAGGAGCGACATCTTTGGGAGGTATGGAGGAGAAGAGTTTTTAATAATATTGCCAAAAACAAAGGATCCATATCCTGTTGCCGAAAAGATAAGGAAGGCTGTAGAGTCCATAGATTTTGAAAAGGGCATAAGAGTTACCATATCCTTAGGTGGAACCGTTTATAGAAAAGGGGACACGGTGGATAGCATAATAAACAGGGCCGACGAGGCTCTATACCTTGCAAAGCAATCCGGTAAGAATCAAACGGTAATACTATAG
- the flgL gene encoding flagellar hook-associated protein FlgL yields MKVPDNLLFSIFQEQDARIRKNLSDKTLEISTGRKYQGISEDPPATYNVLDLKKEIAQLSQYSKNRLFADTSLSYIDLNLGKVVDSLNLLYAKTIQAKNQTLQPNQLVSIGELFSSTLRSLLDRVNDQLGGNYIFGGASLTQKPFDENTLNYMASKESFKVWLSDNYKVDALLRGDETFSINVAISNAKFSNPDTNFTVGGTLNINVGSTNISVSYGTPSTSTLKDLVDFINSNYSNLLSAKVSQNPDGTYSLMLVPVDVSKDISVSGTGDFSTGFYSPNVLQAVKRVGDKLSGAMYPDDSDLMLLQRAFERVSFRRSQVGSLLSHVKNIQPVQESLEDTLNKQKSDIEDADLSQSIMDYTRYKLAYEALMRIIADQKDMSILRYLK; encoded by the coding sequence ATGAAGGTACCAGATAATCTTCTCTTTTCAATATTTCAGGAACAGGATGCAAGGATAAGAAAAAACCTGTCCGATAAGACCTTGGAGATATCCACGGGAAGGAAATACCAAGGCATATCCGAAGACCCGCCCGCAACCTACAACGTGCTTGATTTAAAAAAGGAAATAGCTCAACTGTCCCAATATTCAAAAAACAGGCTCTTTGCAGACACAAGCCTCAGCTATATAGACCTAAACCTTGGGAAGGTTGTAGACAGCTTGAATTTGCTTTATGCAAAAACCATACAGGCAAAGAACCAAACCTTGCAGCCAAACCAGCTTGTATCCATTGGAGAACTCTTTTCTTCCACTTTAAGGTCTTTGCTTGACAGGGTTAACGACCAGCTTGGTGGAAACTACATCTTTGGCGGTGCAAGCCTTACACAAAAGCCCTTTGATGAGAACACCCTTAACTATATGGCCTCTAAGGAATCTTTTAAGGTGTGGCTCTCTGACAATTACAAGGTGGATGCTCTTTTGAGAGGGGATGAGACCTTTAGCATTAACGTTGCCATATCCAATGCCAAGTTTTCAAACCCAGATACGAATTTCACTGTGGGTGGCACGCTCAACATAAACGTGGGCTCAACCAACATAAGCGTTAGCTACGGAACACCGAGCACAAGCACGCTCAAGGACCTTGTGGATTTTATAAACTCCAACTACTCCAACCTGCTTTCTGCAAAGGTAAGCCAAAACCCCGATGGAACCTACTCCCTCATGCTTGTGCCTGTGGATGTAAGCAAGGACATATCAGTTTCAGGCACGGGAGACTTCTCAACAGGTTTTTATTCTCCAAACGTTCTACAAGCGGTAAAGAGGGTAGGAGATAAGCTCTCTGGAGCCATGTATCCAGATGACTCAGACCTTATGCTCTTACAGAGGGCCTTTGAAAGGGTAAGCTTTAGAAGGTCTCAGGTGGGAAGCCTTTTGTCGCATGTAAAAAACATACAACCTGTGCAAGAAAGCTTAGAAGACACACTAAACAAGCAAAAGTCGGACATTGAAGATGCAGACCTATCCCAAAGCATCATGGACTACACAAGGTATAAGCTCGCTTACGAGGCCCTTATGCGCATAATAGCGGACCAAAAGGACATGAGCATACTTAGGTATTTAAAGTAG
- a CDS encoding insulinase family protein produces MSYIILLFFLLSLSFGGVKVQEYSLQNGVKLILKETQGKGIVSGVVFIKSGTYGEEKRGLTNLMATLLTKGTKTYNSYEIASAFEDYGGNIYTSTADDYVEIGFSTKVEGLKKGLEVIKSLLTEPTFSQEDIEREKKNVLQAIRSRRERGHELASDALRRITYKGSNYEVGPLGQEEDVKAINREDIVKRWEEVLKSRNVVVSLVGDFKSEEVLPLLKEVFSALPEGEYKVEPKNVPMVESLVERVKRPGSQATVLCAFDAPDFKTEEYFAFKVLDSVLGDGMTSKLFKELRERKGYAYAVYSTYPTRLSSPRLMAYIGTSPEKKEDALRDMVEVVQKAEITPEDVELAKNKIIGDFLLAHQTRARQAWYLGFFEVMGFGWRMDQEYPDKIRAVSFEDVKRLRENYLKIHHCVVVEP; encoded by the coding sequence AGAATACAGCTTGCAAAACGGCGTAAAGCTTATATTGAAAGAGACGCAAGGCAAGGGTATAGTTTCTGGTGTGGTCTTTATAAAGTCTGGCACCTATGGAGAGGAGAAGAGGGGTCTTACAAACCTTATGGCCACTCTCCTCACAAAGGGGACAAAAACATACAACTCTTATGAGATAGCCAGCGCCTTTGAGGATTACGGAGGAAATATATACACTTCTACGGCCGATGACTATGTGGAGATAGGCTTCTCCACCAAGGTGGAGGGCCTAAAAAAGGGTCTGGAGGTTATAAAAAGCCTCTTGACAGAGCCTACCTTTTCTCAAGAGGATATAGAGAGGGAAAAGAAGAATGTGCTTCAGGCCATAAGGTCAAGGAGGGAAAGGGGCCATGAGCTTGCAAGCGATGCCTTAAGGAGGATAACCTACAAGGGTTCCAACTATGAAGTAGGCCCATTGGGCCAAGAAGAAGATGTAAAGGCCATAAATAGGGAGGACATTGTCAAAAGATGGGAGGAGGTTTTGAAGTCAAGGAATGTGGTGGTAAGTCTTGTGGGAGACTTCAAATCAGAAGAGGTTTTGCCTTTACTTAAGGAGGTTTTTTCAGCCTTGCCAGAGGGGGAGTACAAGGTAGAGCCAAAGAATGTGCCTATGGTGGAAAGCCTTGTGGAAAGGGTCAAAAGGCCCGGATCTCAAGCCACTGTGCTTTGTGCCTTTGATGCTCCAGACTTCAAAACAGAGGAATACTTTGCTTTTAAGGTGCTTGACAGCGTGCTTGGTGATGGCATGACCTCAAAGCTCTTTAAAGAATTAAGGGAAAGAAAAGGCTATGCCTATGCGGTCTACTCTACCTATCCTACTCGCCTCTCTTCTCCAAGGCTTATGGCCTACATTGGCACATCTCCGGAAAAGAAGGAAGATGCCCTAAGGGATATGGTGGAAGTGGTGCAAAAGGCCGAGATAACTCCAGAGGATGTGGAGCTTGCCAAGAATAAGATAATAGGTGATTTTCTGTTGGCTCATCAGACAAGGGCAAGGCAGGCTTGGTATTTGGGCTTTTTTGAGGTTATGGGCTTTGGATGGAGGATGGACCAAGAGTATCCGGATAAGATAAGGGCTGTGAGCTTTGAAGATGTGAAAAGACTAAGGGAGAATTATCTTAAAATACATCATTGCGTAGTGGTGGAGCCATAA
- a CDS encoding FliA/WhiG family RNA polymerase sigma factor, translating into MTAEEKELVLSYLPLVEQIAYRLYRHLPRSVDVRDLIGYGVLAVVEALPKLDKNRNPTAYLKLRIKGAMYDYLRSIDFASRNVRSKEKAIRQALEKLSMEKGKEVSDEELAQFLGEDPERLKEDLQAISFSYLMSLEEIFFEGRSYEELFESKEEGPEEVVIKKDLREKLLKAIERLEEKEKLVLQLLYYEELPLKEVAKLLGVSMARISQIKSSAIEKLKSYLASAL; encoded by the coding sequence ATGACAGCAGAAGAAAAGGAGCTTGTTCTATCTTACCTTCCTTTGGTTGAGCAGATAGCCTATAGGCTTTACAGGCACTTGCCAAGGTCCGTAGATGTTAGGGACCTAATAGGCTACGGTGTGCTTGCAGTTGTGGAAGCCCTTCCAAAGCTTGACAAAAATAGGAACCCCACAGCCTACTTAAAGCTACGCATAAAGGGAGCCATGTATGACTATTTGAGAAGCATTGACTTTGCAAGCAGGAATGTAAGGTCTAAGGAAAAGGCCATAAGGCAGGCCTTAGAAAAGCTAAGCATGGAAAAGGGAAAGGAGGTAAGCGATGAAGAATTGGCTCAGTTTCTCGGAGAGGACCCAGAAAGGCTAAAAGAGGACCTTCAAGCCATAAGCTTTTCATACCTTATGAGCCTTGAGGAGATATTTTTTGAGGGAAGAAGCTATGAGGAGCTATTTGAAAGCAAAGAGGAGGGCCCAGAAGAGGTTGTAATAAAAAAGGACCTAAGAGAGAAGCTTTTAAAGGCCATAGAAAGGCTTGAGGAGAAAGAAAAACTTGTTCTCCAGCTACTATACTATGAGGAGCTACCCCTCAAAGAGGTAGCAAAGCTTTTAGGTGTATCTATGGCAAGAATCTCTCAGATAAAAAGCTCTGCCATAGAAAAGCTCAAAAGCTATTTAGCCTCTGCTCTATAG